The sequence TCGACTAAGTCCTCCCACCAGCCGAGTTCGTAGGAGTGGTACTCGACGGCCAGCGAGTTCGGGATCGCCGCGCCGACGTGGGCGCTGGCCGTCGTCGCGACCGGTGAGGAGACGTTGTGCATCGCGACCGGCACGTAGTACATGTCCGCGAGGTCGGCGATCTTTCGCGTCTCACGCATGCCGCCGACTTTGGGCATGTCGGGCGCGATGATGTCGACGGCCTGCTCCTCGAGCAGGCGGCGCTGGCCGTGTTTCCGGTAGACGTTTTCGCCGACCGTGATCGGCGTCTCGGTCGACTGGGTAACCTCCCGCTGAACGTCGTGGTTCTCCGGCGGGACGGGGTCTTCGAGCCACCAGACGTCGTACTCCTCTAAGCGCTTTGCGAGTCGCTTCGCGCTGCCTCCGGAGAACGTCCAGTGGCAGTCGAAGGCGACGTCGGCGCGGTCGCCGACGCGCTCGGTGACCTTCTCGACGATCTTGGCCTTGTGCTCGATCTCGGGCTCGCGGAGGTGGCGGTTCGCGCGGTCCTTCTCGTGGCCCGAGGGGACGTCGAGGTCGAACTTCAGGGCGTCGTAACCCAGGTCCTCGACGACGCGTTCGGCCTCGTCGGCGCAGGCCTCGGGGTCGGCCTCCTCTTCGGTGTGACAGTCACAGTAGACACGGACCTCGTCGCGGTACTTCCCGCCCAGCAGCTGGTAGGCCGGCACCTCGAGAATCTTCCCCGCCAGATCGTGCAGGGCGACCTCGATGCCCGCGATGGCGGTGACGGTGACGCCGGCGATCGACCCCTCGCCGGACATCTTCTGGACGAGGTGCTCGGTCAGCCGATCGATGTCCAGCGGGTTTTCGCCCTGCAGGAAGGGCGTCATCCGCTGGATCAGTTCCGGGACGCCGGCGCCCCAGTAGGCTTCGCCGGTGCCGACGATGCCGGCGTCGGTGTAGATTCGGACCAGCGTCCACGGGAAGTTCCCGTCGATCATCGTCGTCTGGATGTCGGTGATCTCGATGTCCCGGCCGCCCCCGCGTTCGCGGGTGACCTGCATCGTCTCCGCCGAGAGGTCGCGCATCGTATACTCGGCGTTCGGATCGTGCAGCTGTGAGTAATCGACTCCCATGGTTGTAAATTCACTTCGAAGATAGTAATAGTTTCTACCTTCCGTGAGCGAGCCGCCGAGATATAGCTACGTAGTAATCCGGAACATGGAGTTATGAAACCAGTGCTTGCGACGATCGCCAGTCTCCCCTGAGCGCGCCGTCGGTTCTCAGGCGCGTTCGAGTTCGTCGCCGACGTCCTCGAGGTCGACGTCTAATGCTGCCGACGCGGCGAAGGCGGCCCGCTTCTCGGCCGTCCGTCGGTCGATCGCCTGCGGACCGACGGCGAACTCGATCCGGCGGATTCCTTCGTCGGGGCTCGAGCAGCCGAGCACCGTGACGGGTCCGACCTCGCGGGTGTTCCGGACATGGGTCCCGCCGCAGGCCGCCACGTTCCACGGCTCCCCCGCGTCCGCGGTCGCCATTCCGTGGCCGGTGTCGTCCTCGTCGCCGATCGTCACGACGCGGACCCGTCCCTTTTCGACGGCCGTCCCGGATCGCTCCGCGTCGAAAATGATATCGTCGCGCTCGCGCGCCGTCGCGACGGGGACGCTCTCCCAGGAGATCGGCCTCGACTGCCAGACGGTCCGGTTGATCAACTCGTCGAGTTCGATCAGTGCCTCGTCGTCGAGCGGCGCGGTCTCGAGGTCGATCGCAACCGTCTCCTCGCCGATCTCGAGGCCGGCGTACCCCGGGGACTCGATGCAGCGCCTGGCGGCGCCGTAGCAGATGTGGGCGGCCGTGTGCGCGCGCATGCAGTACATGCGAAACGACCAGTCGATCGAACAGAGCACGCGATGGCCCGCCCTGAACGACGGTTCCTCGGCCAGCACGTGAGCCTGTTCGCCGTCGACCAGTCGCACGTCGGTGACCGTCGCGTCGCCGACGGTCCCGCGGTCGGCCGGTTGGCCGTCGCTCGTCCCGTAGAAGTAACTCGTCTCCAGCCAGACCGTGCGCCCGTCGATGGACGTCACCTCGGTTTCGAATCGCGTGGTGTAGGGCTCCCTGGCTGCCCGTTGTCCGGTCATTGGGTCCACTCTCTCGTCAGCTATGAAAAGTCTGCTTGCCGAAACAGTCAGTCGAATCGATACGCCGAACGCGATCTCACTCGGACAGCGTCACGTCCAGTCGCTCCTCGAGGGCTTCGATCAGGCCGCCGCCGACGCCGTCCTGAGCCGCCCGGCCCTGTTCGACCGCGAGGAGGTCCTTCTCGCGCGCGCCGAGTTCCTCGGCGAGTTCCTCGCGCTGCAGGCCGGCGTCCTGGCGCGCCGCCTCCAACTTATCGCCGTAACCGGAGACGAGATACGGCAGCGGATCGTCGTCGTAGTTCGTTCCCTCCTGCTCCCAGTGCTTGGAGTCGCCGTCCCAGACCGGGTTCGCCTTGGCGACGTTCTGAGCGGCCTTCTGCTTGCGGCTCGGTTCGTCGTTCGAGTCGCTCCGTCCCTGTCCCTGGCCTCGAGAGCCGCGACTGGACCCCGAGCGCTGCTGGGTGTCGTCGTGAGGTGCACAGTCCGGACAGACCTCGAGTTCGGCGCCGGCGACCGTGGCGAGTCGAAGCGAGTCACTCTCGGCACCGCAGAGTTCGCAGCTCGTCCCGCCGCCGCCGGAGGACGAACCGGTCGAATACTTAGCCATGGTACCTTTTGGCAACTCGAGCATTTCAAATCACCGCCTCGAATTCCCTCAGTCCCGTGTGACCTCGGCGCAGGCCGGGAGAAAAAGAAAGGGCTTTTGTAATACCGATGGATACGGTTGAGTGCAGTAAGACAAAGACACCGCGAGCGTGGGTAGCCAAGCCAGGCCAACGGCGCAGCGTTGAGGGCGCTGTCCCGTAGGGGTCCGCCGGTTCGAATCCGGTCCCACGCATCGCATGCGCGGCGCTACGCGCCGCGAAACGCGAGGCGATGTAATCGCCGAGCGCAACGATGCAGGTGATTTCCCTTCGCGGACATCACCCACGCATAACTTCTGACAGACACTACACCAGACAGCGAGAGCGCTGTCCGACGGTTCTGCAAGTAGACGAGCGATTCTTAGCGAGAGGCTACGACGTTACCGACTCGAGAATCACCGCTCCCGACGAGAGTCAGTAACCACTTTCCCCGCACGGTCGAATCTCGAGGTATGGAGTACGTCCCTCGAGAGCGCGTCAATATCCTGACGGCCGTCCTGAGTGTCGTCTCACTCGCGATCGTCTTCGCGGCCGCGGGCGGCCGGATACCGTCCTCAACGGTACCAATCGCGCCCGACTGGGTCCTCGAGTCGATCCCCCTCCTCAACGCACTCATCAGCGCCGCGGCGATCGGGACGATTACCGTGGGTTGGCGGGCGATCCGTCGTGGGAACGTCGATCGCCACCGGCTGGCGATGGTCTCCTCGTTCGTCCTATTCGCGGCCTTCCTGACCTTCTACCTCTACCGGCTGGTTGCGACCGGGGGACCGCAGCCGTTCCCCGGACCCGAGACGATCAAACAGTTCGTCTACTACCCGGTCCTCGCGATTCACATTTTCCTCGCAATCGTCTGCGTGCCGCTGGTCTACTACGCGCTGTTGCTCGCCGGCGCGTATCCGATTGACGAACTCTACCGGACGAACCACGCCCGCGTCGGTCGAATCGCCGCGAGCCTGTGGCTGATCTCCTTCTCGCTGGGGATCGTCGTCTACGTGCTGTTGCACGTGGTCTACTGAGAGAGCGCTCGAGGCAAACCGAAGTTTTCGCGGTGGGTTGAGGGGTGGTTTAGCGGAAATAGTTGTAACCGCGAGCGACCGAAGGGAGTGAGCGGGCCGACGACCGATGTGGAGGACGCTTCGCGTCCAGAACGGAGGGAGGAGTGCTTTTCATCAACGTTTTGCCGAGGGCCGGCGAAGCCGGCCCGCAGCGCAAAACGTTGTTGTTCTAGTCGTCCGCCGGAAGCTGCTGCCCGCCGACATCCGGGCGAGAGACGTCGCGGTCGGTTTCCTCACCCTCGATATCGTAGGGGTATTCGCCGGTGACACAACCCAGACAGAGGTCGAGTCGCTCTTTCCCGAGCACCTCGGCGACGGCGTCGGTCGAGAGGTAGGCGAGGCTGTCGGCCTGAATCTCGTCGCGGATCTCGTCGGTCGATTTATCCGAGGCGATCAGTTCCTCGCGGGTGGCCATGTCGATCCCCATGTAGCAGGGCGCGACGATCTCCGGGGCGCCGATGCGGACGTGGACCTCCTCAGCACCGCAGTCCTTGAGCAGCTGGACCAGTTGCGTGGAGGTCGTCCCGCGGACGATCGAGTCGTCGATGACTGTGACGGTCTTGCCCTCAATCGTCGATTTGATCGGGTTGAGCTTCAGCCGCACCGCGCGCTCGCGCTCGTCCTGGGTCGGCATGATGAACGTGCGGCCGACGTAGCGGTTCTTCATCAGCCCCTCGGCGAACTCGACGCCGATATCCTCGGAATCTCGAGGCTCGCCGTCGGCGGTCGTCTCGCTCGCGGCGTCCGCGTAGCCCGAGGCGAAGGCGCGCCCGGAGTCCGGAACGGGCATGACGACGTCGGTCTCGACGCCGCTTTCCTCCCAGAGCTTGCGGCCGAGGTTCCGGCGGGCCTCGTAGACCAGCGTCTCGTCGATGACGCTGTCGGGGCGGGCGAAGTAGACGTGTTCGAAGAAGCAATGCGCGGTGTTCTCCTTCTCGACGAGCTGGTAAGAGTCGAATCCCTGGCCGTCGGCCTGCAGGACGACGAGTTCGCCCGGTCGCACGTCGCGGACGAGTTCGCCGTCTAACGTGTCGATCGCCGCCGACTCCGAGGCGAGGATGTAGCCGTCCTCGAGTTCGCCAATACAGAGCGGCCGGTTCCCCTGCGGGTCGCGCACGCCGAGGATGGTGTCGTCGTGGCTGATCGTCAGCGAGTAGGAGCCGTGGATGCGTTGCATCGTGTGCTTGACCGCACGCACGAGGTCCTCCTCGAGTAAGTTGCGCGCGAGGTCGTGGGCGATGACCTCGGTGTCGCCGTCGCTGGTGAAGGCGTGGCCCGCGGCGGCGAGTTCGTCGCGGATCTCGTCGGCGTTGACGAGGTTGCCGTTGTGGGAAAGCCCCAGCGAACCACTCTTGAAGGAGACGGAGAACGGCTGGGCACACGAGGAATCGACCGAGCCGGCCGTCGGATACCGGACGTGGCCGATCCCCGCTGCCCCGTTGAGCGTGTCGAGGTCGTCCTCGCCGAAGGCGTCGCCCACCAGGCCCATCTCGACGTGGCTGTGCTGCTGGAAGCCGTCGTGGGTGACGATTCCGGCAGACTCCTGGCCGCGGTGCTGGAGCGCATAGAGCGCGTAGTACAACGGCCGCGCCGCGTCTCGACCGTCGAGTGAGACGCCGACGACGCCGCACTTTTCGGTCATCCCTGTTCGCCGGGGAGTTTCGCCCCGCCCATCAGTCATGGTCGTCCGTAGGGGGCCCAGTCGATAAAAATCCCCGTGTTTGTGCCTCATCAGCTCCCGGTGTGGCAAAATATATGCACTATCGTGTACATTCCTCGCGGAACGACGCGACGGCGGCGTCTCATCGCGAGCCCCATCCGCGGCGGTGGCTGGAAGCCGATCGTCAGCGACGGCGTTTTCGACCGTTCGATACGATCAGTCGATCCGCGATCGCGGCAGCTACCACGAACGTGAGGGGGGTTCGCGGTCGCCGGACGACTCGACGGTCTCGCTGGGCCCTCGAGTCGTCCCATTCTCTGCGATGGGGCTCGGGCCCTCGGATCCTCGAGACGATACGGATCCCGCAGCGGATGGGTTGCTGTGCGTCGATATGCCGCAGGGAACCGGTACCACCGCTATTCCACTCCCGTTCATCGCGGAAATAGCTCGATAAACCGCGGCAATTTTACTAGTGGGTCGACGACCACTGGCCGATGAACCGATCGGACGCGATCGACGTCGCGCGGTCGCCGGTGGTAGCGTTCCCGCTCGCCGTCGTCGTCGCCGTCGCGACGTGGGTTCTCGCCTCGGGGTCGGCGGCGACGATGCTATCGATCACGCTCTTCTGTATCGTCCTCTGGGTCCTGACGCCGGTACCGCCGTCGTACACGGGGTTGATCGCGCTCGGACTGATCGCCGTTGCCGTCTCGACGGAACTCGCACTCGCCGGATTCCAGAAGCCGGCGACGTGGCTCATCGGCTTCGGGTTACTGATGGGCGAGGCGACGCGCCAGAGCGGCCTCGCGAACGGCGTCGGTCGGTGGATCGCGACCAGAAGCATCGGCGACGCGGCCGACGGCGACTCGCTCCGAGCGTACCGTCGCCTGTTGCTCGCGCTCTCGATCGGCGCCCACGCGCTTGCCTTTCTCGTGCCGTCGGCGCTCGTCCGCATCCTCGCGCTCGCGCCCATCCTTCGGGAACTCGGCTCCCTGTTCGACTCCCGCCGGGCGCAGGTCGGCCTCTATCTCGGCCCGCTGTTCGCCACGTTCTACGGCTCGGCGGGGATTCTGACCGCGGACCTGCCGAACATCATCATCTCCGGGTTCGGGGAATCGATCGCCGGCCACACCATCTCCTGGTCCGAGTGGTCGCTCCACATGTATCCCGTCATGGGGCTTCTCCGTGTGCTGCTGGTCGTCGGCATCGTCTACGCCCTCTTCCGGCCCGCGGCCGACTCGAGTTTCGAACTGCCCGGAGACGAGCGGTCGTCCGACGACGGAGCCCAGCGACGGATGCTCGCGTTCCTGCTCGTCGGGACGCTGATCTGGGCGACGGACTTCGTCCACGGCTTCCATCCGGTGGTCGGTGCGGTCGCCGTCGTCATCCTGGCGTACCTGCCCTCCCTCGGCGTCGCCGACTTCGAGACCGTCGGGAGCGACGTCGACTTCACGATCCTCTTTTTCATCGCCGCGGTGTTCGCGATCGGCGACGGACTGACCCGAACCGGGTTCACCGATAGTGCGGCGACCCAGCTACTCGCGTTCGTCCCGTCCGACGGACCGCTCGCGGTCGTTCTCGCCGCCGTCTTCCTCATCACGTTCGCGCTGACCTTCCTGATGGAGGGGTTGGCCGTCGCGAGCGTGCTGACGCCGATCCTGATCCCGTACATCGACGCGGCGGGGCTCCCGTTTACGCCCGTCTTGCTCGCGGAAACGATGGCGCTGAGTTCGTACTTCTTCCCCTACCAGTCGGCGGTCCTCATCGTCATTCTGAACGAGGGCGACGTCCGGACGCGGGAGTTGATCGTCGCCACGGTCGCCTGCTCGCTCGCGACGATCCTGCTCTTGCTCCCCGTTCAGTTCGGTCTCTTCAGCCTCTTCTACTAGGGGTGTCGACGAGGGGCCACGAGTCGCACCGAGAGTCCGCTGATTCGGACTGGCGAGACGACTCGAGGCACAGTGTTCAAGACGGTTGCCTCGAATCCGACGAGTATGCGACTCGAGGAGTTCTGGGGCGTCGGGCCGAAGACGCGGGCGACGCTGGTCGAGGAACTGGGACGGGACCGCGCGATCGAAGCGATCGAGAGCGGCGACGTGCGGACGCTCGCGGACGCCGGCCTCGCTCGCGGCCGGGCGACGCGGATCCTGCGCCGAGCGACGGGCGGCGACGGGATGGACCTGCTGGCGACGAGCGACGCCCGGTCGGCGTACAAGGAGCTGCTGGACCTGGCGGTCGAACACGGCGTCACGCAGCGCGCGGCCGACCGGATTCGCGTTCTGACGCCGCTGACCGAGCGCGGGGCCATGGAAGAACGGCTGGACGACGTCCTCGCGGCACGGGACGCCTGGGCCGCACTCGTGGCGGACGACCGCGAGGCCGTGCTCGCGGCCTACGAGCGCTACGACGAGCGCGCGGGGAGCGAGCACGCCGCCGTCGAGGCCGCGCTCGCCCTGCTCGAGGCCGGCGTGGACTCGGGCCCGTTCGCCGCCGTCGCGGATCTCGAGCGAGAGCGACTTGCGGAAGCCGCCGAGGCGCTCGCGGCGCTGGACGGCGACCGCGGGCGAGTGCGCGAGGGCGCCGACGAGGAACTCGACCGCCTGCGCGAGGCGCTCGGCGCGGTCGAGGACAT comes from Haloterrigena salifodinae and encodes:
- a CDS encoding helix-turn-helix domain-containing protein, which codes for MAKYSTGSSSGGGGTSCELCGAESDSLRLATVAGAELEVCPDCAPHDDTQQRSGSSRGSRGQGQGRSDSNDEPSRKQKAAQNVAKANPVWDGDSKHWEQEGTNYDDDPLPYLVSGYGDKLEAARQDAGLQREELAEELGAREKDLLAVEQGRAAQDGVGGGLIEALEERLDVTLSE
- a CDS encoding DUF420 domain-containing protein; the encoded protein is MEYVPRERVNILTAVLSVVSLAIVFAAAGGRIPSSTVPIAPDWVLESIPLLNALISAAAIGTITVGWRAIRRGNVDRHRLAMVSSFVLFAAFLTFYLYRLVATGGPQPFPGPETIKQFVYYPVLAIHIFLAIVCVPLVYYALLLAGAYPIDELYRTNHARVGRIAASLWLISFSLGIVVYVLLHVVY
- a CDS encoding alanyl-tRNA editing protein, with the translated sequence MTGQRAAREPYTTRFETEVTSIDGRTVWLETSYFYGTSDGQPADRGTVGDATVTDVRLVDGEQAHVLAEEPSFRAGHRVLCSIDWSFRMYCMRAHTAAHICYGAARRCIESPGYAGLEIGEETVAIDLETAPLDDEALIELDELINRTVWQSRPISWESVPVATARERDDIIFDAERSGTAVEKGRVRVVTIGDEDDTGHGMATADAGEPWNVAACGGTHVRNTREVGPVTVLGCSSPDEGIRRIEFAVGPQAIDRRTAEKRAAFAASAALDVDLEDVGDELERA
- a CDS encoding mandelate racemase/muconate lactonizing enzyme family protein; this encodes MGVDYSQLHDPNAEYTMRDLSAETMQVTRERGGGRDIEITDIQTTMIDGNFPWTLVRIYTDAGIVGTGEAYWGAGVPELIQRMTPFLQGENPLDIDRLTEHLVQKMSGEGSIAGVTVTAIAGIEVALHDLAGKILEVPAYQLLGGKYRDEVRVYCDCHTEEEADPEACADEAERVVEDLGYDALKFDLDVPSGHEKDRANRHLREPEIEHKAKIVEKVTERVGDRADVAFDCHWTFSGGSAKRLAKRLEEYDVWWLEDPVPPENHDVQREVTQSTETPITVGENVYRKHGQRRLLEEQAVDIIAPDMPKVGGMRETRKIADLADMYYVPVAMHNVSSPVATTASAHVGAAIPNSLAVEYHSYELGWWEDLVEEDVIEDGYIEIPEEPGLGVTLDMDVVEEHMVEGEELFDEA
- a CDS encoding SLC13 family permease; protein product: MNRSDAIDVARSPVVAFPLAVVVAVATWVLASGSAATMLSITLFCIVLWVLTPVPPSYTGLIALGLIAVAVSTELALAGFQKPATWLIGFGLLMGEATRQSGLANGVGRWIATRSIGDAADGDSLRAYRRLLLALSIGAHALAFLVPSALVRILALAPILRELGSLFDSRRAQVGLYLGPLFATFYGSAGILTADLPNIIISGFGESIAGHTISWSEWSLHMYPVMGLLRVLLVVGIVYALFRPAADSSFELPGDERSSDDGAQRRMLAFLLVGTLIWATDFVHGFHPVVGAVAVVILAYLPSLGVADFETVGSDVDFTILFFIAAVFAIGDGLTRTGFTDSAATQLLAFVPSDGPLAVVLAAVFLITFALTFLMEGLAVASVLTPILIPYIDAAGLPFTPVLLAETMALSSYFFPYQSAVLIVILNEGDVRTRELIVATVACSLATILLLLPVQFGLFSLFY
- the purF gene encoding amidophosphoribosyltransferase → MTEKCGVVGVSLDGRDAARPLYYALYALQHRGQESAGIVTHDGFQQHSHVEMGLVGDAFGEDDLDTLNGAAGIGHVRYPTAGSVDSSCAQPFSVSFKSGSLGLSHNGNLVNADEIRDELAAAGHAFTSDGDTEVIAHDLARNLLEEDLVRAVKHTMQRIHGSYSLTISHDDTILGVRDPQGNRPLCIGELEDGYILASESAAIDTLDGELVRDVRPGELVVLQADGQGFDSYQLVEKENTAHCFFEHVYFARPDSVIDETLVYEARRNLGRKLWEESGVETDVVMPVPDSGRAFASGYADAASETTADGEPRDSEDIGVEFAEGLMKNRYVGRTFIMPTQDERERAVRLKLNPIKSTIEGKTVTVIDDSIVRGTTSTQLVQLLKDCGAEEVHVRIGAPEIVAPCYMGIDMATREELIASDKSTDEIRDEIQADSLAYLSTDAVAEVLGKERLDLCLGCVTGEYPYDIEGEETDRDVSRPDVGGQQLPADD